The following are encoded in a window of Pan troglodytes isolate AG18354 chromosome 4, NHGRI_mPanTro3-v2.0_pri, whole genome shotgun sequence genomic DNA:
- the PAIP1 gene encoding polyadenylate-binding protein-interacting protein 1 isoform X3: MSDGFDRAPEQTRPLRAPPSSQDKIPQQNSESAMAKPQVVVAPVLMSKLSVNAPEFYPSGYSSSYTESYEDGCEDYPTLSEYVQDFLNHLTEQPGSFETEIEQFAETLNGCVTTDDALQELVELIYQQATSIPNFSYMGARLCNYLSHHLTISPQSGNFRQLLLQRCRTEYEVKDQAAKGDEVTRKRFHAFVLFLGELYLNLEIKGTNGQVTRADILQVGLRELLNALFSNPMDDNLICAVKLLKLTGSVLEDAWKEKGKMDMEEIIQRIENVVLDANCSRDVKQMLLKLVELRSSNWGRVHATSTYREATPENDPNYFMNEPTFYTSDGVPFTAADPDYQEKYQELLEREDFFPDYEENGTDLSGAGDAYLDDIDDEMDPEIEEAYEKFCLESERKRKQ; this comes from the exons atGTCGGACGGTTTCGATCGGGCCCCAG agcAAACGAGGCCCCTGAGAGCTCCACCTAGTTCACAGGATAAAATCCCACAGCAGAACTCGGAGTCAGCAATGGCTAAGCCCCAGGTGGTTGTAGCTCCTGTATTAATGTCTAAGCTGTCTGTGAATGCCCCTGAATTTTACCCTTCAGGTTATTCTTCCAGTTACACA GAATCCTATGAGGATGGTTGTGAGGATTATCCTACTCTATCAGAATATGTTCAGGATTTTTTGAATCATCTTACAGAGCAGCCTGGCAGTTTTGAAACTGAAATTGAACAGTTTGCAGAGACCCTGAATGGTTGCGTTACAACAGATGATGCTTTGCAAGAACTTGTGGAACTCATCTATCAACAG gccACGTCTATCCCAAATTTCTCTTATATGGGAGCTCGCCTGTGTAATTACCTGTCCCATCATCTGACAATTAGCCCACAGAGTGGCAACTTCCGCCAATTGCTACTTCAAAG ATGTCGGACTGAATATGAAGTTAAAGATCAAGCTGCAAAAGGGGATGAAGTTACTCGAAAACGATTTCATGCATTTGTACTCTTTCTGGGAGAACTTTATCTTAACCTGGAG ATCAAGGGAACAAATGGACAGGTTACAAGAGCAGATATTCTTCAGGTTGGTCTTCGAGAATTGCTGAATGCCCTGTTTTCTAATCCTATGGATGACAATTTAATTTGTGCAGTAAAATTGTTaaag TTGACAGGATCAGTTTTGGAAGATGcttggaaggaaaaaggaaagatggaTATGGAAGAAATTATTCAGAGAATTGAAAACGTTGTCCTAGATGCAAACTGCAGTAG AGATGTGAAACAGATGCTCTTGAAGCTTGTAGAACTCCGGTCAAGTAACTGGGGTAGAGTCCATGCAACTTCAACATATAGAGAAGCAACACCAGAAAATGATCCTAATTACTTTATG AATGAACCAACATTTTATACATCTGATGGTGTTCCTTTCACTGCGGCTGATCCAG ATTACCAAGAGAAATATCAAGAATTACTTGAAAGAGAGGACTTTTTTCCAGATTATGAAGAAAATGGAACAGATTTATCCGGGGCTGGTGATGC
- the PAIP1 gene encoding polyadenylate-binding protein-interacting protein 1 isoform X1 translates to MSDGFDRAPGAGRGRSRGLGRGGGGPEGGGFPNGAGPAERARHQPPQPKAPGFLQPPPLRQPRTTPPPGAQCEVPASPQRPSRPGALPEQTRPLRAPPSSQDKIPQQNSESAMAKPQVVVAPVLMSKLSVNAPEFYPSGYSSSYTESYEDGCEDYPTLSEYVQDFLNHLTEQPGSFETEIEQFAETLNGCVTTDDALQELVELIYQQATSIPNFSYMGARLCNYLSHHLTISPQSGNFRQLLLQRCRTEYEVKDQAAKGDEVTRKRFHAFVLFLGELYLNLEIKGTNGQVTRADILQVGLRELLNALFSNPMDDNLICAVKLLKLTGSVLEDAWKEKGKMDMEEIIQRIENVVLDANCSRDVKQMLLKLVELRSSNWGRVHATSTYREATPENDPNYFMNEPTFYTSDGVPFTAADPDYQEKYQELLEREDFFPDYEENGTDLSGAGDAYLDDIDDEMDPEIEEAYEKFCLESERKRKQ, encoded by the exons atGTCGGACGGTTTCGATCGGGCCCCAGGTGCTGGTCGGGGCCGGAGCCGGGGCCTGGGCCGCGGAGGGGGCGGGCCTGAGGGCGGCGGTTTCCCGAACGGAGCGGGGCCTGCTGAGCGGGCGCGGCACCAGCCGCCGCAACCCAAAGCCCCGGGCTTCCTGCAGCCACCGCCGCTGCGCCAGCCCAGGACGACCCCGCCGCCAGGGGCCCAGTGCGAGGTCCCCGCCAGCCCCCAGCGGCCTTCCCGGCCCGGGGCGCTCCCAG agcAAACGAGGCCCCTGAGAGCTCCACCTAGTTCACAGGATAAAATCCCACAGCAGAACTCGGAGTCAGCAATGGCTAAGCCCCAGGTGGTTGTAGCTCCTGTATTAATGTCTAAGCTGTCTGTGAATGCCCCTGAATTTTACCCTTCAGGTTATTCTTCCAGTTACACA GAATCCTATGAGGATGGTTGTGAGGATTATCCTACTCTATCAGAATATGTTCAGGATTTTTTGAATCATCTTACAGAGCAGCCTGGCAGTTTTGAAACTGAAATTGAACAGTTTGCAGAGACCCTGAATGGTTGCGTTACAACAGATGATGCTTTGCAAGAACTTGTGGAACTCATCTATCAACAG gccACGTCTATCCCAAATTTCTCTTATATGGGAGCTCGCCTGTGTAATTACCTGTCCCATCATCTGACAATTAGCCCACAGAGTGGCAACTTCCGCCAATTGCTACTTCAAAG ATGTCGGACTGAATATGAAGTTAAAGATCAAGCTGCAAAAGGGGATGAAGTTACTCGAAAACGATTTCATGCATTTGTACTCTTTCTGGGAGAACTTTATCTTAACCTGGAG ATCAAGGGAACAAATGGACAGGTTACAAGAGCAGATATTCTTCAGGTTGGTCTTCGAGAATTGCTGAATGCCCTGTTTTCTAATCCTATGGATGACAATTTAATTTGTGCAGTAAAATTGTTaaag TTGACAGGATCAGTTTTGGAAGATGcttggaaggaaaaaggaaagatggaTATGGAAGAAATTATTCAGAGAATTGAAAACGTTGTCCTAGATGCAAACTGCAGTAG AGATGTGAAACAGATGCTCTTGAAGCTTGTAGAACTCCGGTCAAGTAACTGGGGTAGAGTCCATGCAACTTCAACATATAGAGAAGCAACACCAGAAAATGATCCTAATTACTTTATG AATGAACCAACATTTTATACATCTGATGGTGTTCCTTTCACTGCGGCTGATCCAG ATTACCAAGAGAAATATCAAGAATTACTTGAAAGAGAGGACTTTTTTCCAGATTATGAAGAAAATGGAACAGATTTATCCGGGGCTGGTGATGC
- the PAIP1 gene encoding polyadenylate-binding protein-interacting protein 1 isoform X4, producing the protein MAKPQVVVAPVLMSKLSVNAPEFYPSGYSSSYTESYEDGCEDYPTLSEYVQDFLNHLTEQPGSFETEIEQFAETLNGCVTTDDALQELVELIYQQATSIPNFSYMGARLCNYLSHHLTISPQSGNFRQLLLQRCRTEYEVKDQAAKGDEVTRKRFHAFVLFLGELYLNLEIKGTNGQVTRADILQVGLRELLNALFSNPMDDNLICAVKLLKLTGSVLEDAWKEKGKMDMEEIIQRIENVVLDANCSRDVKQMLLKLVELRSSNWGRVHATSTYREATPENDPNYFMNEPTFYTSDGVPFTAADPDYQEKYQELLEREDFFPDYEENGTDLSGAGDAYLDDIDDEMDPEIEEAYEKFCLESERKRKQ; encoded by the exons ATGGCTAAGCCCCAGGTGGTTGTAGCTCCTGTATTAATGTCTAAGCTGTCTGTGAATGCCCCTGAATTTTACCCTTCAGGTTATTCTTCCAGTTACACA GAATCCTATGAGGATGGTTGTGAGGATTATCCTACTCTATCAGAATATGTTCAGGATTTTTTGAATCATCTTACAGAGCAGCCTGGCAGTTTTGAAACTGAAATTGAACAGTTTGCAGAGACCCTGAATGGTTGCGTTACAACAGATGATGCTTTGCAAGAACTTGTGGAACTCATCTATCAACAG gccACGTCTATCCCAAATTTCTCTTATATGGGAGCTCGCCTGTGTAATTACCTGTCCCATCATCTGACAATTAGCCCACAGAGTGGCAACTTCCGCCAATTGCTACTTCAAAG ATGTCGGACTGAATATGAAGTTAAAGATCAAGCTGCAAAAGGGGATGAAGTTACTCGAAAACGATTTCATGCATTTGTACTCTTTCTGGGAGAACTTTATCTTAACCTGGAG ATCAAGGGAACAAATGGACAGGTTACAAGAGCAGATATTCTTCAGGTTGGTCTTCGAGAATTGCTGAATGCCCTGTTTTCTAATCCTATGGATGACAATTTAATTTGTGCAGTAAAATTGTTaaag TTGACAGGATCAGTTTTGGAAGATGcttggaaggaaaaaggaaagatggaTATGGAAGAAATTATTCAGAGAATTGAAAACGTTGTCCTAGATGCAAACTGCAGTAG AGATGTGAAACAGATGCTCTTGAAGCTTGTAGAACTCCGGTCAAGTAACTGGGGTAGAGTCCATGCAACTTCAACATATAGAGAAGCAACACCAGAAAATGATCCTAATTACTTTATG AATGAACCAACATTTTATACATCTGATGGTGTTCCTTTCACTGCGGCTGATCCAG ATTACCAAGAGAAATATCAAGAATTACTTGAAAGAGAGGACTTTTTTCCAGATTATGAAGAAAATGGAACAGATTTATCCGGGGCTGGTGATGC